TTTCCTGGTAGGCAGGGGGAGTTATGGCTATTATGAACAAAAAAATTACTGGTGTCCTTGTTTTTTGCATGCTAATTCTGTTGATTTGCCCTCCTTCCCTGGCTAATGCCAAGGCGGTTCTTGTATTGTGTTATCATAATGTAACCGACCAACCGGGGCAGGATATATATGCTGTAACACCGGCAAATTTAAAAAGTCATTTGACGTATTTAAAAGAACAGGGGTATACGCCGATCTCACTTAAAGAATATATTGCCGCCAGCCAAACCGGTGCCGCATTACCGGATAAACCGGTGCTGCTCACGTTTGATGACGGGTATCAGTCGGTGTATACCAAGGTGTTTCCATTACTGAAAGAATATCGTTATCCCGGAATGATAGCCATTGTTACTTCCTGGCTGGATTATGCGCCGGCTGAACTCGGACCGCTGGTAACCTGGCAGCAAATAAGGGAAATGGAGGGTTCCGGCTTAATCGACGTAGCCTCTCACTCCCATGACATGCATCGTTTTACTGTGATTACCCCTCAGGGTGATCGTGGCCCGTTATTAAGCAGGCTGCAATATAAAAACGGCCGGTATGAGACGGTTGACGAGCAGCGTGAGCGGGTAAGGCGGGATTTACATGAATCCCAGGCTGCTTTTAACAAGGAATTGGGTCATACGGTGCAAGCCGTGGTCTGGCCTTATGGCGCCTATACGCCATCTGCCGTCACAGATGCACTGCAAGAGGGCTTTGAAGCCTGTTTTGCCTTAAATGATGGAGTAAACCCTCCGGGAAAGCAGGCCCTGCAGGCAGCTAACCGCCTGATTATAACAGGTAATCCGTCGAAAGAGCATTTTGCCAGTTTACTCAAGGTCAATAGTGAAAATACCAAGATCCCGGTTAAAGCAATACAACTGGACCTGGATATGATTTACGACCCCGGCAGCGCAGTTCAAACAGAAGCAAATCTGAATCTGGCAATAGAACGGATTCGCAGCTCAGGAGCAAATACCATTTATTTGCAGTCGTTTAGTGATGAGGACGGATCGGGTAATATCAAGAGTGTCTATTTTTATACGAAAGAGGCACCGGTCAAGGCTGACTTATTTTCTCACGTAATTGGCCGGTTGCGGGAAGAGGGAAGGTTCAGTATTTATGCGTGGTTTCCCACTTTGGCGGCTCAATGGCTGCTGGAGGAATCGCCGCAAGATGCCGTTGCAGCCTATGATGAAAAAAACAAGGGCTGGTATCGGCGGGCGACTCCTTTTAGCTCCCGGGTGAGCGACCGGCTAAGTTCCCTGGTTGCCGATTTGGCAGCTTATAATGATATCGATGGCATTTTGTTTCAGGATGATGTATATTTAAATGATTTTGAGGATTTTTCACCTGCTGCGGGCTGGGCATTCAAAGAACAGACTGACTTTGAACTGACGCCGCAATTGCTCAAGGAAAGACCGGAGCTAAATGAGCGCTGGATTCGTTTGAAAACGGATACACTAACCGGACTGACTGTGAGGCTTTGGGAAACAGCCGGAAGTTACCGTCCTAACCTTGGCAGTGCCCGCAATATATATCCCATTGTGATCACCAATCCGGCAGCCGAAGAATGGCTGGGCCAGAATTACGAACAATATCTTAGGACATATACCTATACGGTAATTATGGCCTATCCTTATTTGGAAAAGGCTTATCAAAATCCGAACGGCTGGCTGGAAAATCTGGCGTCGGCTGCTTTAAGTAACCGGGAAAATGCCCAAAAGACAGTGTTTAAGCTGCAGACCTATGACTGGAATAAAAAACACTGGTTGAGCGAAGCTGAAATACGCAAACAGGCTGAAGTTCTTAGGAAAAAGGGTGTAATTCATATAGCATATTATCCGGAAAACGTATATTCCGAACAATAAATTAGCCATCTTCGCTGGTACTTCTGCCACAACCATGGTTGCTATGAACAGATAAGAATGCAGTTCTTTCCTCAAATGGTTTTATGTGTTGCGGCAGGATAAAAATTCGTGAGGTGAAACATGCTGGATTCCTATAGTTTGCTGGAATTTTTAGAGGATTATGTTTTTTACTACCCGTTGGCTATGAGTATTATCTGGATGATTGGGGCGTCTTACTTCTATATGCGGCGGGAGCAAGGCCGGAAAAAACTGCCGGAGTTGGAAGCATATCCGTTGGTTTCCGTACTGGTGCCCGCACGCAATGAAGAGAAGGCGATCGCCAGTACCTTAAAAGCGATCCTTGCCTCTTCGTATCCCCAGCTGGAAGTTATAGCTATTGATGATGCCAGCACGGACAGTACCGCCATGATTTTACAGCAGATAGAGTCGGAAGAGGCCAACGTTCGGGTGTTGCTGCTGGATAAAAATATGGGTAAGCCCTACGCGCTGCGCTGTGGCGCACTGGCCAGCAAAGGTGATATTTTGCTCTGCATTGATGCGGATGCTTATCTTGATCCCTATGCGCTGCACTGGATTGTAGCGCATTTCATCAATGGTCCCCGCGTTGGAGCTGTAACCGGCAATCCCCGGGTCCGCAACAGGACCTCCCTGTTAGCCAAAATACAGGTTGGCGAGTATTCGTCCATCATCGGCATGATCAAGCGGACGCAGCGAATTTTGGGCAAAGTGCTGACGGTATCCGGTGTCATTGCCGCATTTCGCAAGCAGGCTGTTTTTGATGTGGGACTATGGGATACCGATATGATTACGGACGACATAAATATTACCTGGAAGTTGGAAAAGCGTTTCTGGGACATTCGCTATGAACCCAATGCGTTATGCTGGATTCTGGTACCGGAATCTTTTCGAGGTTTATGGAAACAGCGTGTTAGGTGGGCTCAGGGTGGTGTGGAGGTTATCCGCCGTCACCGTGATATATGGAAGAGCTGGAAGCAGAGACGGCTATGGCCGGTTTATCTCGAATATGTACTGTCGGTTATTTGGTCGTATACTTATGTTATTTTCGGCTGCATTTGGCTGATTAATCTGGTATATCCGACCGGTTGGCCGGAAGTGCATATCTTGCCGGAATGGAAGGGTTCCCTGCTGGCCCTTGTGTGCCTGGTCCAATTTCTTGTCGGGTTAAGTCTTGATAAAAAATATGAGCGCCATATTCCCGGCTATTTATTTTGGGTTATCTGGTATCCCTTTGCCTATTGGCTGTTGATGGCTTTGGCTACCGTGTATGCAACGCCCCGGGCGCTTTTTCGGAAAATGGGAAAGCCCGCTGTATGGACAAGTCCCGACAGAGGATTATTTACCAAATTATAAATTCCTGCAAATGGTGAGGAGCGGATGTAATTGCAAAGAAACGAACGGTGGTTTCAGTTTCTTGCCGGTAAGACAGTTGCTGTTGCTGCCGGTTGTCTGATTGTGGTGGCGGCCGTATATTTGGGTTATCGGTCTTCCTACATCAGGTTTCCCGAGTCATTATCAATAAACAATATACTGGTGTTTACCTTTTTGTTTGTACTGGCCGCACTAATCGCGGGACTGCTGTTCCGCAATATAGTGCAAATGGTTTTCGTGTCCCTGTTGTTAAAGAACGAGGTATTGTCAGCCGGTCCTGATTTGGTGATTAACCAGTCTGCTTTGCAAAAACCAGTTGTTCGCGGCCTGGAAATTCTGGTATCGATTTCGGTATGGGGACTTTTTCTATATTTTTTTCACTCCTTTTTTACGGCAGTTAGCTGGATTTTGGGAGGAAGGCTATTATATGGTGATTCGTTATCTCCTTCAATGATTGAGGGGACTGAAACCATACTGTTGATTTCCTTTCTATTTGCTTTAGCTATGTTTCTGGTCATGTTCAGTTGGGCCCAATGGAATTATTGGCGGTTTGGACGGCTGGAACGCCGCAAACCCCGCCCGCCTGTGCCATGTTCGGTGATTGCCGCTCAATACGGCATTCCGGAAAGAATAGTGCATAAGGCTACCACTGTGAAGGTAGCAAGAATACTGACACAGGAGGTTGGTCTGGACCTGGAGGTAATTAAAGAAATGTAACGCTTACTCAGAGAAATACCATATCAGCCGTTGACAATCTTGCCACCGTTGCAGTGGAGGATCTGGCCGGACATGTAGGCGGAATCGGCAGAAGCTAAAAAGACATAGCAGGGAGCTGCCTCAAAGGGCTGACCGGCATGCTGCATGGGTGTGTCTTGACCGAACTGGGCGATATCCTCGTCAGAAAAGGAAGCGGGAATTAACGGGGTCCAAATAGGGCCAGGCGCTACTCCGTTAACACGGATGCCCTGCTTGATAAGTGCCAGCGACAGGGAGCGGGTAAAGGCCACGATAGCGCCTTTAGTGGCTGAATAATCGATAAGCTTTTCGTTGCCGGCATAGGCGGTGACCGAGGCCGTGTTGATTATGGCAGCACCTGCTTTCAGGTAAGCCAGGGCGGCCTTTGTCAAATAGAAGCAGGAAAAAATATTCGTCCGGAAGGTTTTCTCCAATTGGGCGGCGGTGATGTTTGTCAGGGTGGTCTGCACATGCTGCTCACCGGCGTTGTTCACCAGGATATCCAATTGGCCCAGTTTTTTTACTGTCTGATCAACGGCTTGCCGGCAGAAGGCCTCGTCACCGATATCGCCGGACAATAACAGGCAGCGCCGCCCGGTTTTTTCGACGTACTCTTTTGTCTCTTTCGCATCGGCGTCTTCATTTAGGTAAACGATAGCCACATCAGCCCCCTCTTTGGCGAAAGCGATAGCTACGGCGCGGCCAATGCCGCTGTCGCCGCCACTGAGGAGGGCGACTTTTCCTGTCAGTTTACCGCCGGGCCGGTAATTGGCATCGTCAAAAACGGGACGGGGTTTCATTTGCGATTCGATGCCGGGCTGCTGCGCCTGATGCTGGGGCGGAAAAGCCGGCTGGCTGCTTGTATTTTTCTGTTGACTCATAATAGCCTCCTTTGAAAAAGTTGTATGGAAGGAACCTCTGGCTGATTTACACTGTGCGTACTAATGGAGCTTTTTCTACCTGCTTGTGTCAGCAAAACCTTGAATGCCTACTGGCTAGGTCAGGTGAAAAATTATTGTCATACCGACAGGCAGTTAAAGCAGCGGTTCGTTAGAAGTTTTTCCCGTCTGTCGTTTTGTCATGCGCTCTTGGCGATAGACAACAATCATTGGTATAATGTGGATGGGTGGAATTGATTTTTTCGAGGGGAGCGGCTGTTGAATGAGAAGCATACACTTATCACAGGGAAGTGGGCGGACTAAAGTCAATTTGGTATGTGACCGGATGGGAGATAGTCTGGTGGTGCGAATCTTTAATGAAAATGAACACATTGGCGCTGTGGCGGTCGGCGAGTATGACCATGTCCGGGAACGGGCTTCGGGGTCACTGATTAACCGGCTGGGACATAAAGATGATGTGATTGCTTTGCCGGTGGCCCATAAAATTGCCCGCAAAACGAAAAAACCGGTTTGTGTCATTGCCGGCGTTCATTTGGATGATATTACCCCGGAAGAGATTACCGTGCTTACCGACTACTATGAGGCTATGGTGGATAAGCTGCTGGCCCGCCTAGAAGCGGGGCTGGCCTAGTACCAGTACCTTGTCAGCCTAAATCCAGTGAATACTGGCGGCCTATTTTCTGCCCGCTTTGTTGCCGTCAGTCAGCATACTAACGGCATGTTTCGTTCCTTCGCCTCGCGCTGCGAAAAATAGTCTCGTCATTCTTTTACTGCTTTAACACCGACAAGGTATTGGTGAAGAAAACAGCCTGCTTTATTTCATTCTGAAATAAGGCAGGCTGTTTTCTTCTTTTTTACAGTCGATAAGTTTTTATCAGTTCGGCCAAACGATACAGACCGGTAGCCAGATCGTCCAGTCGGGCATAGGCATAAGAAATTCGCAGGTTTTGGCTGGCTTGTTTGTCATATAGATTGCCGGGATTGAGCAGCAGGCCGTTGTCCAGGGCGGTATAAAAGAGCCGGTTCAGCGAAACAGGTTTTTTGAGCGTTAGCCACACATAGAAGCCTCCTTGCGGCACGGTCCAGGTGGCAATGCCGGCAAAGTACTGTTCCAGGATTTGGAGGCAGACGGTACGGCGGGCAAGCAGTTTGCCACGCAGACTGTCCACATGGCGGTAAAAGGCGCCGGAAGCCAACAGGCGATGCACAGCCCATTGCGAGAGGGAACTGGAACCGTAATCAATCTGATTTTTGATATCGGCCAGACGGCTGATAACAGGTTCCGGCCCGGTAATCCAGCCAAGGCGCAGCCCCGGACTCAGCGCTTTGGAAAAGCTGCCGATATAGAGGACCAGGCCCTGTTTATCCAGCGCCTTTACCGGCAGCGGCGGCGGGCTGTCGAACCATAGCTCGCGGTATACGTCATCTTCAATGATTGGCAGCCGTTTGGCGGCGCAAAGAGCATACAGCTCCGCGCGACGTTTTTCCGTCATGGTTGTGCCGGTAGGGTTCTGAAAACAGGGAATGGTGTACAGGCAGCGGGACGCGGTGGCCGGGACGGCTTGCAGCGCCTCAAGCGAAATCCCCTCGTTGTCCATGGGAAGGCCACGCAGCGCGATGCCGGACGACTGGAAAAGATTGAGGGAAAAAAGATAGGAAGGGCGTTCCAGGTAGAGCGTGGAGCTGCGGTTGAGCAAGCCCAGGGAAATGAGCTGTAACGCCTGCAGCCCGCCGGATACGATTAACAGCGAGGCCGGTGTGGCGGCAATCTGCAGCCGTGCTAAGTAGCGGCAAAGCTCTTCCCGCAGCGGGTACAGGCCAAGCGGTTCTTCATAGCCAAGACTGGTAATATGTTCACCAATGCTGCGAAGCGTGTCCTGCATCAGTTCCTTGGGGTAAAACTCGGGTGACAGTTCGCCGGTACCCAGCCGGATGACCCGATCATCAAATTCATAGGTATTGATTTTCTGAATGGTGGACAGGTTGGGCTGCTGCAGTCCCCTATGGGTATAGGGGGTCCACAGGGCGGCCGAGGAGGCAAGGACAGACCAGGAATTATTGGCAACCCGCGTACCGCTGCCGACGGAGGCCTCCAGCAGGCCGTCGGCGATTAGCTCGTTGAGCGCCGTATTGATGGTGCTGCGGTTGACCTTAAGAATGTCCGACATACTGCGCTGCGAGGGGATTTTGGTGCCTGGCGGCCATTCGCCGTTGGCGATCTTGTCTTTGATTTTTTCGATGATTTGTTTGTATAGCGTACTTGCCTGAGTTCTGTCAAGCTGCCAGTCGATGGTGTCCATACAAAGCCTCCCCGTCGGATATCTGTCATGCTATGAACTTATTGTAACAAAGTGGTTGGGTATTTTCCAGCAGGATTGGCTGGTTACAAAGAGATATTCAGTTATTACAATGAAGAAAAAGCACACATGGAGGATGGATAAATGGTTGGGTATTCTATACAGGGGTTTTTGATGGGCATCGCCTATTTGGCGCCCATAGGCATGCAAAATTTATATGTGATTAATACGGCGTTGCGTAAAACCAGGTTAAAGGCCTACCAGGTGGCGCTACTGGTTACGCTGTTCGATATATCGTTGTCTATCTCCGCCTTTTGGGGGACCGGAAAAGTACTGGAGTCCATTCCGTTCTTAAAATGGGGCTTTTATCTGTTCGGCAGTCTGATCATTCTGGCCATCGGTATCGGTCTGCTGCGGACACAACCGGAAAGTTCAGCGGATATCCAACTGGATGAATCTTTTTATAAGACGGTGTTTTTTACCTTCAGCGTGACCTGGCTGAATCCGCAGGCTTTGCTGGACAGCACCTTTATTTTGGGCGGATATCGCGCTTCGCTTGACGCCATGGCCAGTCTCTTCTTTATGTCCGGCGTCATTAGCGGGTCTTTTGTCTGGTTTTTCGGTCTGGTCACGCTGGTGGCCCGTTTTCGCCATCAATTAACGGCGGCCAGGCTGCGACTGATCAATGTAGTCTGCGGTGTTACCATTATTCTGTTTGGCATCAATCTGGGTTATAAGTTTCTCCAGGACGTGTTGGCCGGTTATCCTGTTTTATGGCATTAATATTGGCCCGATCAATACCTCTTATGAAGGCATTCATTGAAAAGAGTTTGCAGAAAATAGGAATAGCTCAGGGGTTTGACGGCAGTTTTTCCAATGAATCGGATTTTCCTGTGCGGATCAGTGTTAAGCAGGCGTCAGAATTGCGAGAGGCTGTCGGGCGGTTTAAAATCTAAATACGTAACAATAAACCCGCTTAGGCGGGTTTTACTTTTAGAGGTTGTTTGAGGTAAGGAACTATCTGTATAAAATGACCGGGCTATTGTGAAAATAAGGAAAGCTTCCTGACGGATTATTGACTTTGGCAGAAAACAAATTATAATATATACTATACAGGGGTATAGTAATGGAGGGTGAGCTGTGTTAAACGAACAGGAGCAGAAGAATATTAAGGCAAGACTGAGACGGATTGCCGGTCAGATAAACGGAATTGAAAAGATGGTGGAAGAACGGCGGTATTGTGTCGATACGCTGCAGCAGATTATGGCGGCCAGGTCGGCGCTTAATCAAGTGGCACTCATTATGTTGGAAAGCCACACTAAAAGCTGTGTAGTAACCGCGATTCAGGAAAATCGCACGGAAGAGTCGGTTAAAGAATTGATGGATGTATTGTCCAAGTTTGCGAAATAACGGGTTCTGTTTCTACTAAGAACCTGGAAAAGTTAAGAGGGTGAAACCGGTATGAATAAAATGCAAAGTGAAAGTTTGGTAACGTCTTCCTTTAAAATTGGCGGCATGTCCTGCGCCGCTTGCTCCAGCCGGGTAGAGCGAGGCTTGGCCGGTCTGCCGGGGGTGGTCAAGGCGGCGGTCAATCTGGCAACCGAAAAAGCTTCGGTTACCTACGAGCCTAAAGAAGTCAGTCTGCAGGAGCTGGCCAGGAAGGTGGAGGACTTAGGATATCAGACGTTTAAGGAAAAATATGAGTTTAATATAACCGGCATGCACTGCGCCGCTTGTTCAGCCAGAATAGAGCGGGCTGTCAGCAAACTGCCCGGCGTTTATCAGGCAGTGGTTAATCTGGCGGTGGAGAAAGCCGTTATTGAAGTGAATCCGGATGAGATCACCAGTGCCATGCTCGTCGCTAAAATTGAAAGCCTGGGCTTTGGTGCGCAACCGATTGCCGATAATGCCGGCGGCGAGGCCGGTACCGACCGTGAAAAGGCCGCCCGCCAACAAGATATAAAGCGGCAGCAGTTTAGGCTTGTCCTTTCGGCCATATTCTCGCTGCCCCTGATACTGGCTATGGTGTTACATCTGATGGGAAGTGACGGACAGGTGACGGCGCTGTTGATGAACCCGTATCTGCAGTGGTTTTTGGCCACACCTGTCCAGTTTATCGCCGGTGGGCAGTTTTACCGGGGAGCTTACCTGGCTTTAAAAAACGGTGGTGCCAATATGGATGTGTTGGTCGTGTTGGGAACGTCGGCTGCCTATTTTTACAGCATTGCCAATATGCTGTATTCGCCGCATAATTTGTATTTCGAAACTTCGGCCATACTGATTACGCTGATTATTCTGGGTAAGCTGCTGGAAGCCAGGGCCAAAGGGCGCACTTCGGAGGCCATCAAAGCGCTCATGGGACTGCAAGCCAAAACAGCCCGGGTGGTGCGGAACGGCAAAGAAGAGGAGATCCCTATTGACCTTGTACAGGTCGGTGATGTCTTAGCCGTCCGGCCGGGAGAGAAAATTCCCGTTGACGGCGTGGTGGTGGAAGGCACATCAACGGTTGATGAATCCATGCTGACCGGGGAAAGTTTGCCAGTTGAGAAAACGGTCGGCGATGCAGTGACCGGTGCGACTCTGAACCGGGTGGGGGCCTTTAAGTTTAAGGCCGCCCGGATTGGCAAAGATACGGCTTTGGCTCAGATTGTGCGCATTGTGGAAGAGGCCCAGGGGTCAAAGGCGCCGATTCAGCGGTTTGCCGACGTGGTTTCCGGTTATTTTGTACCGGTAGTAGTGGGGCTTGCCGTGCTTACCTTTCTCGTTTGGTATGTGATCGTCGATGCCGGTAATTTTTCACGGGCCTTAGTCAATTTTACCGCGGTACTGGTTATTGCCTGCCCCTGCGCTTTAGGGTTGGCAACGCCGACCTCGATTATGGTAGGGACCGGCAAAGGGGCTGAAAACGGCATACTGATCAAGGGTGCCGAGCATTTGGAACATGCCCACCGGATTACCACGCTGGTTTTGGATAAAACGGGGACGATTACCAAGGGTGAGCCGGAAGTAACCGATTTTACTAATTTGTCCGGTATGGCTGAGGCTGAACTATTGTCGCTGGCTGGGGGCGCGGAAAAAAACTCCGAGCATCCCCTGGCGCAGGCTATTGTCAGCTATAGCCAAAAACAGGCTGCATTGCTGAGTGAACCTGCAACGTTCACGGCGATTCCCGGTCATGGGGTTGAGGCTGTGGTCGCCGGCAAACGCATTCTGCTGGGGACCCGGAAGCTGCTGCAAGAGCAGAATATTGACTTTGCCGGGCATATTCCGGCCATCGAAGCGATGGAGCAGCAGGGAAAGACTGTCATGCTGATGGCGGTCGAGGAAGAACTGGCCGGGTTGTTTGCCGTTGCCGATACGGTGAAACCGCGGTCGGTGGAGGCCATAGCCCAACTGCAGGCGCTGGGGATCGAGGTTTGGATGCTTACCGGCGACAACGAACGGACAGCCAGAGCCATTGCGGGGAGCGTGGGAATCACCCATGTTTTGGCGGAAGTTCTGCCTGAAGATAAAGCGCGAAAAGTAAAGGAACTGAAAGGTCAGGGGAAGATTGTTGCCATGGCCGGTGACGGTATTAACGACGCCCCGGCTTTAGCAACCGCCGATGTGGGGTTTGCTGTTGGAACAGGAACCGATGTGGCCATTGAGGCCGCCGATGTTACCTTAATGAACAGTGAACTGACCGGTATTGTGGCTGCTATACGGTTAAGCAAAGCGACGATGAAAAACATCAAGCAAAATCTGTTCTGGGCCCTTGTCTATAACTCCTTGGGCATCCCGCTGGCTGCCGCCGGCTATCTGTCGCCGGTCATCGCCGGAGCGGCGATGGCCTTCAGTTCGGTTTCGGTTGTGACCAATGCGCTGCGTTTGAGAAATTTTGAACCCTATCATAAGGCTGAGCTTATAAAATAAAACAGAGACTATTCTTTAAATGATAAAACTTATTTAAAGAATAGTCTTTTCTTATATTTGCAGGGCTGCATTACTTATTTTTGAACAGTTTTTTATATAGCGTAATAAATTCTAGATATAAAGCGTTTTTTGGGCAAAATAGGTGAGTTATGAATAATTTTCAAGGTATTTCTTGACAATTTAAATTTTTTTATTATAATGAAGCTTATGTTGTTAGAGGAAAATAATACAAGATATGGCAAACTTGATGAAAATCAAGGTCGCAAAGCTATGGGTCTAAGTACAGTTTTGTATATGACTGCCAAGTTGCTGATGTAACTTGGCAGTCATTTTTTTGTGTTTTTTAAAAGGGATGAATTTGACTGGTTGAAAAAAATAATAAACTATACTTTCGTATAGTGTCAAATTTGTAAACCTTTACTATAGTTACAAATGCTTTTGCGCAGTTATCATAACAATTTTCCATAAATCTTATTGCAATGACAGACATAATAGTTAGTTTTCATTTTATCTATTATCTATCTTGGATTTCTATAAAACTATTTGAAAACATAACCTAGGGGGGAGAAATGGATTGGGCAAGGGAAGTACCTTAATTTACAGCCTGCTAATAGTTATGGGCGGCATTTTTTTCTTTTGTACGGTAAGAAATGAAGTGGTGGCAGCAGATATTCAATATAAAAAAGAAATGGTCTTATTGATTGAAGAAATCAGCAACTATGCGAAAAAGAAAAATCCTTATTTTCAGGTAATCGGCAATGGCGGACTGGATTTATACCGTCAGGAAAATCTTGATGATGCGTTGATCAAAAGATTACTTAATCATCTTGATGGAGTTTTAGTGGAGGGGCGGGCTTATACCTGGGGAAAAACGGAGGATGATCAGGCGATGCATACTATGCCGACAACTCCTGACGCTAAAGATTTTATTGACTCCTCGTTAAGTTTGCCTGTAGCCAATCATCTACCGGTTTTTATCGTGGACTATTGCCAGGATCATAACCAGATTGATGATGCATATCGGGAGAATCGTGCGAAAGGGTATATTTCTTTTATCGGAAGCCCTGATCTTAATACCATTCCTTCTTATCCACGGGATTTGCCGTGGGAATTTAACAAAAAAATTAGTCGTCTTGATCAGGTGCACAGCTTTCTAATTTTGTTGAATCCCGGAAATTTCAAAAGCAAGGAAGAGTATCTGCGTAAGCTGCGCAATACGAATTGCGACTTGCTGATTATCGACCGTTATTTTGATAATCAACCGTTGTCCAGTGCCGACGTGGCTTCGCTTCGTGTAAGGAAAAACGGCACTTCCCGGCTGGTATTTGCTTATCTAAGCATTGGTGAAGCGGAAAACTATCGGCCTTATTGGCAGGCGTCCTGGTCAACATCCCCTCCCGCCTGGATTGCGGAAGAAAATCCTGATTGGCAGGGGAATTTTAAGGTGAAATATTGGACTAAAGAGTGGAAAAAGGTTTTATTCGGTTCTCCTCGGACTTTACTTGATGAGATTGTAAAAGATGGCTTTAGTGGTGTTTTTTTAGATGTCATTGATGCATACGACTATTTCGAGAACAAGCAAGTCATGTAATTTTTGTATATTTTCTCAGCGTGGTAGTGCAAACAATTGCAGTTTGTTTATTATCAAATATTGGAGGAACAGCAATGAACATACTAATCACTGGCGGTTGTGGTTTTATCGGATCACATGTTGCCGAACGTTTTTTTAAAGAAGGCCACAAAATTTGTATTATTGATAATCTTTCTACCGGGACGAAAGCCAATCTCAGTGTTGACTATGATTTTTATCAGCTTAATGTAACGGATAAAAACTGCGAGGAGGTTTTCCGCACGAATAACATCGATTGTGTTATTCATCTTGCGGCGCAAGTCGACGTTGCCGTTTCCAATGCGGATGCTTATCTGGATAGTGAATCCAATATACTTGGCTTAATCAACATGCTGGACCTGGCTCGCAAATACAAAGTAAG
This is a stretch of genomic DNA from Propionispora hippei DSM 15287. It encodes these proteins:
- a CDS encoding endo alpha-1,4 polygalactosaminidase codes for the protein MGKGSTLIYSLLIVMGGIFFFCTVRNEVVAADIQYKKEMVLLIEEISNYAKKKNPYFQVIGNGGLDLYRQENLDDALIKRLLNHLDGVLVEGRAYTWGKTEDDQAMHTMPTTPDAKDFIDSSLSLPVANHLPVFIVDYCQDHNQIDDAYRENRAKGYISFIGSPDLNTIPSYPRDLPWEFNKKISRLDQVHSFLILLNPGNFKSKEEYLRKLRNTNCDLLIIDRYFDNQPLSSADVASLRVRKNGTSRLVFAYLSIGEAENYRPYWQASWSTSPPAWIAEENPDWQGNFKVKYWTKEWKKVLFGSPRTLLDEIVKDGFSGVFLDVIDAYDYFENKQVM
- a CDS encoding metal-sensitive transcriptional regulator produces the protein MLNEQEQKNIKARLRRIAGQINGIEKMVEERRYCVDTLQQIMAARSALNQVALIMLESHTKSCVVTAIQENRTEESVKELMDVLSKFAK
- a CDS encoding heavy metal translocating P-type ATPase encodes the protein MNKMQSESLVTSSFKIGGMSCAACSSRVERGLAGLPGVVKAAVNLATEKASVTYEPKEVSLQELARKVEDLGYQTFKEKYEFNITGMHCAACSARIERAVSKLPGVYQAVVNLAVEKAVIEVNPDEITSAMLVAKIESLGFGAQPIADNAGGEAGTDREKAARQQDIKRQQFRLVLSAIFSLPLILAMVLHLMGSDGQVTALLMNPYLQWFLATPVQFIAGGQFYRGAYLALKNGGANMDVLVVLGTSAAYFYSIANMLYSPHNLYFETSAILITLIILGKLLEARAKGRTSEAIKALMGLQAKTARVVRNGKEEEIPIDLVQVGDVLAVRPGEKIPVDGVVVEGTSTVDESMLTGESLPVEKTVGDAVTGATLNRVGAFKFKAARIGKDTALAQIVRIVEEAQGSKAPIQRFADVVSGYFVPVVVGLAVLTFLVWYVIVDAGNFSRALVNFTAVLVIACPCALGLATPTSIMVGTGKGAENGILIKGAEHLEHAHRITTLVLDKTGTITKGEPEVTDFTNLSGMAEAELLSLAGGAEKNSEHPLAQAIVSYSQKQAALLSEPATFTAIPGHGVEAVVAGKRILLGTRKLLQEQNIDFAGHIPAIEAMEQQGKTVMLMAVEEELAGLFAVADTVKPRSVEAIAQLQALGIEVWMLTGDNERTARAIAGSVGITHVLAEVLPEDKARKVKELKGQGKIVAMAGDGINDAPALATADVGFAVGTGTDVAIEAADVTLMNSELTGIVAAIRLSKATMKNIKQNLFWALVYNSLGIPLAAAGYLSPVIAGAAMAFSSVSVVTNALRLRNFEPYHKAELIK